The Bacteroides sp. AN502(2024) DNA segment GCACGTTGCAGACACTGCGGGATAATGGAACTTTGGCATACAGCCAAATCAACCACAAGACCTATTACCGTCCCGAAGACGTGCAACGTATCGTGGCGGTTGTCGAGGACAGGCGGAAGGAAGCCAAGTTCAAAGGCAGGACAATATGAATAGAGTAAACAGAATATAATGACAATAACCGCTAAATCCGAAGTAATATGAACGAATTGATTACCAAAAACAGTGAGTGGATAATCCACTTCATGAGCAACCTCGACCGCCTGTTGGACGGCTTCGAGCACCTGACAGCCAACTACCGCCCGACTTTGGGCGGAGAACGGTTCTTTACCGACAAGGAGGTGTCGGCACGCTTGAAAGTGAGCCGCCGGACGCTTCAGGACTACCGCAACGAAGGACGGATACCCTACATCCAGTTGGGCGGCAAAATCCTTTACCGGGAATCCGACATCGAGCGGATGCTGTCGGACAGCTACCGCCCCGCATACCGATTGACGGGCACCTGATTTTCTTGAAGGAGCGAAGTTTGCCGTCTGCCCACAATTTGCGGCAGCAATAGTCCAATCGACGGAAAAAGAAAGAAACGGCTTACGGATGAAGCATCCAAATTCCGCTTCGTCTGTAAGCCATTCCTTTCTTTTCGTTTCTTCTGATTTCCCGTCAGTCGCTTGTTTCCGTTGCCGGATGCCTTTTCAGTGCGTGGCAGGCAGCGGCAAGGTTTTCGGGCTGAATACGCTCAAACCTGTTTGAGGAAGATTCTGCCCGGAACGGCTTTGCCGCCAGACCTTGCGGCAGCCACCCAAGCCACGCACTACCTTTGCATCCGTGCATCGGAAACGGGCGACAGGCGGGATGAAGCTCAACAATACCATAGGTTGTTTCCTCTGCCACAAGAAACGAACAGCATGGCTTGTGTTCCTTTTATCCTTGCACAGGTTCTATCCATTACAAACCGCCTGAACGCCATACTCTCCTTACTGCATATCCTGAATGCAACGGCTACAACCATTTCAAGACTGTAAACATCATAGCTGATGCCATTGGCTTGCTTGACATACTTCATCGTTTCAGCTGCGTTCAATACCTTGTTCTTGTAGATAGCATGAATAGCTTTTCGGATGTCACACGAAAATACCCCGAACAGGTCGGCTATCTCAAACTGGGTCATCCATACGGGTGCGGTAGGAATTGTGAACACACCCGTTTCACTGATTGTGATTATTCCTCTTTCCATAATACACTTATTTGCCATTGTTTATTTGCTGCTCTTCTTTCTCTTTTCACCGGTAGATTCTAATTTCCTGCGCTCCATGAGTTTGTCCATATC contains these protein-coding regions:
- a CDS encoding helix-turn-helix domain-containing protein — translated: MNELITKNSEWIIHFMSNLDRLLDGFEHLTANYRPTLGGERFFTDKEVSARLKVSRRTLQDYRNEGRIPYIQLGGKILYRESDIERMLSDSYRPAYRLTGT